A genome region from Brassica oleracea var. oleracea cultivar TO1000 chromosome C2, BOL, whole genome shotgun sequence includes the following:
- the LOC106323271 gene encoding ATP synthase subunit epsilon, mitochondrial-like, protein MASTAAVLFWRAVGMTCITYSNICANLVRNCLKEPFKTESMSSEKVHFSLSKWADGKPQKPVLRNESADEKSDIYSFGVVLWELATEKIPWENLNAMQKIPQVKVGRRPGDAENQSVNRKSFT, encoded by the exons ATGGCATCGACTGCGGCGGTTCTGTTCTGGAGGGCGGTGGGGATGACGTGTATAACGTACTCAAACATCTGCGCGAATCTCGTGAGGAACTGCCTGAAAGAACCCTTCAAAACTGAATCCATGAGCAGCGAGAAGGTTCACTTCTCCCTCTCCAAATGGGCCGATGGAAAGCCCCAGAAACCAG TTCTTCGAAATGAGTCTGCTGATGAGAA GTCTGATATTTACAGCTTTGGAGTTGTACTATGGGAGCTTGCCACCGAGAAGATCCCATGGGAAAATCTCAACGCTATGCAG AAAATCCCACAGGTGAAGGTTGGAAGAAGACCTGGTGATGCAGAGAATCAGAGCGTTAACCGAAAAAGCTTTACTTGA
- the LOC106323270 gene encoding basic 7S globulin-like → MASLIKLFPLFIILTLQTCLVSGVKKPNSPVFLLPLIKDKATSLYYTNLNLGNINHSPLTQSLAIDLGGGSAALLRCSTVVKSTTYLPIRCNSAVCKQTKPDSFCFNKTNTCGKYVPTSFTEHPLNTLLGTDSVSLLTSKPNGVTNSVHSPLILSCSNNANALRLMPKVVNGTIGLGNSSFSLLSQLASMHKNRRKLSLCLPSKPAGLGSLHIGGVSPYTNDVSKNLASTPLVIDQTTREYFIDVMSIEIAGNVVPLGKKRRGNVMICTLAPYTVLQGSIYKALVREFVSETKMLRVANVKPFNACFSSKGVRAAVAVPVIDLVMNGGAKWRINRWNLLVKVKRDVVCLGFLDGGVTMKTTEMVIGGFQMEDHLVELDLEASEFSFSSSLLLKNTSCGQNRII, encoded by the coding sequence ATGGCTTCGTTAATCAAATTGTTCCCACTCTTCATCATCTTAACCCTACAAACTTGCCTTGTGTCCGGAGTCAAAAAACCAAACTCACCTGTTTTTTTACTCCCCTTGATCAAAGACAAAGCCACGAGTCTCTACTACACAAACCTCAACCTCGGAAACATTAATCACTCTCCTCTAACGCAGAGCCTCGCCATAGATCTCGGCGGCGGTTCAGCCGCTCTCCTCCGCTGCAGCACGGTCGTAAAATCCACAACCTACCTTCCAATTCGCTGCAACTCAGCTGTATGCAAACAAACCAAGCCCGACTCGTTCTGTTTCAACAAGACCAACACTTGCGGCAAATACGTCCCCACTTCCTTCACCGAGCATCCACTCAACACGCTTCTCGGTACTGACTCTGTCTCTCTTCTCACCTCGAAACCTAACGGCGTCACTAACTCCGTCCACTCTCCGTTGATATTATCTTGCTCCAACAACGCTAACGCCTTGAGACTCATGCCAAAGGTTGTAAACGGAACCATAGGTCTTGGCAACTCCTCGTTCTCGCTCCTTTCCCAGCTTGCATCTATGCACAAAAACCGGAGAAAGCTGTCTCTCTGTTTGCCATCTAAACCGGCCGGTTTAGGAAGCCTTCACATTGGAGGAGTCTCTCCATACACTAACGATGTTTCCAAGAACTTAGCCTCAACGCCTCTGGTAATTGACCAAACGACCCGTGAGTACTTTATCGACGTGATGTCCATCGAAATCGCCGGAAACGTCGTTCCTTTGGGTAAGAAAAGACGTGGAAACGTCATGATATGTACTTTGGCTCCTTACACTGTCTTGCAAGGTTCCATTTACAAGGCTTTGGTTAGAGAGTTTGTTAGCGAAACGAAGATGCTGAGAGTAGCAAACGTGAAGCCTTTCAATGCATGTTTTAGCTCCAAAGGGGTGAGAGCTGCGGTGGCTGTTCCGGTGATTGATTTGGTGATGAACGGTGGAGCTAAGTGGAGGATTAATCGGTGGAACTTGCTGGTTAAGGTGAAGAGAGATGTGGTTTGTTTAGGGTTTTTGGACGGAGGTGTGACTATGAAGACGACTGAAATGGTGATAGGAGGTTTTCAGATGGAAGATCATCTAGTGGAGTTGGATCTTGAAGCTTCTGAGTTCTCTTTCTCATCTTCGCTTTTGCTTAAGAATACTTCTTGTGGTCAGAACAGAATTATCTAA
- the LOC106321516 gene encoding basic 7S globulin 2-like, whose amino-acid sequence MGGLMRRTVFLSMFVAITLTSQAQYLLPITKDEPTKQFYTTLDIDFAAKSPVNLLLDLQTSLTWLNCRKLKSLSLLRLVTCQSSTCKSIPGNGCDGKTCLYRQPTPLGVTPVVTTGRVVQDRATVSKASLPRFTFSCAEEKRLQGLAPQLAGVLGLSPGQFPFWRQVTSAFNIIPKFALCLPSSGTGHFYVGGANYYRIPPFNGGSNPVPMTLTPLKNIGSGNYLLSVQSIYVGGSPLSLSPNLLEGGAKLSTVVPYTVLQTDIYNALARSFTQKATKIGMFEAPGHAPFTDCFDEGASSRNKRGLKNVPVIEIGMPGRAGEVKWSFHGENTVVRVMETVICLAFVDGGKKPKESMVIGTHQLQDYMIDFDFSTTLMAFSDSLLLHNTSCSTWPSRK is encoded by the exons ATGGGTGGCCTTATGCGCCGCACCGTCTTCCTCTCCATGTTCGTCGCTATAACTCTGACATCACAAGCTCAATACCTTCTTCCGATCACAAAAGACGAACCCACCAAACAATTCTACACCACCCTCGACATCGATTTCGCCGCAAAATCTCCCGTTAACCTCCTCCTCGATCTCCAAACCAGCCTCACGTGGCTCAACTGCCGTAAACTCAAATCTTTATCGTTACTCCGCCTCGTCACTTGCCAGAGCTCCACCTGCAAATCCATCCCCGGGAACGGCTGCGACGGTAAAACCTGTCTTTACCGACAACCAACCCCTCTCGGCGTTACCCCCGTCGTCACCACCGGCCGTGTCGTTCAAGACCGAGCCACCGTCTCCAAAGCCTCCCTCCCCCGCTTCACATTCTCCTGCGCCGAGGAGAAACGCCTCCAAGGCCTCGCCCCTCAACTCGCCGGAGTTCTTGGTCTTTCTCCGGGACAGTTTCCGTTCTGGAGACAGGTGACGTCAGCGTTTAACATCATCCCGAAGTTCGCTCTCTGCTTGCCTTCCTCCGGAACCGGTCACTTCTATGTCGGGGGCGCTAACTACTATCGTATCCCGCCGTTCAACGGTGGTAGTAATCCGGTTCCTATGACTTTGACGCCGTTGAAAAACATAGGCTCGGGAAATTATCTACTCTCTGTCCAGTCAATCTACGTTGGCGGAAGCCCTTTATCGTTGAGCCCAAATTTGCTTGAGGGCGGAGCTAAGCTGAGCACGGTGGTTCCTTACACCGTACTGCAAACTGATATCTACAATGCTCTTGCTCGGTCGTTTACGCAAAAAGCAACG AAAATTGGAATGTTTGAGGCTCCAGGGCATGCACCATTTACAGACTGCTTCGACGAAGGCGCTTCCTCTAGGAATAAGAGGGGACTGAAGAATGTGCCGGTGATAGAGATTGGAATGCCGGGGAGGGCAGGGGAGGTAAAGTGGAGCTTTCACGGTGAGAATACGGTGGTGAGAGTGATGGAGACGGTGATTTGTTTGGCGTTCGTCGACGGTGGAAAGAAACCTAAGGAGTCGATGGTCATTGGGACACATCAGCTTCAAGATTATATGATCGATTTCGACTTTAGCACCACGCTTATGGCTTTTAGTGACTCACTCTTGCTCCATAACACTAGCTGCTCTACGTGGCCTTCCCGGAAATAG
- the LOC106323269 gene encoding glutathione S-transferase T3-like — protein sequence MDSSNPFSQTSNFVDLLNSQQDTDFPETYPYASFSHGSSQLPRQTSSFCEVSTIERRERKKWTVTDDLVFISAWLNTSKDPVVGNEQKACALWQRIAVYFAASPKVEKGEAREAIQCKQRWQKMNDLVCKFCGAYAAATRQKTSCQNEADTVKLAHGIFYNDHKIKFNLHHAWEELRNDQKWGEIANSKIDGSGKKRKYDDGAQSESSQATSNL from the coding sequence ATGGATTCTAGTAATCCATTTAGTCAGACATCCAATTTTGTTGATCTGTTGAACAGTCAACAAGATACTGACTTTCCTGAAACCTATCCGTATGCAAGTTTTTCACATGGATCATCACAACTCCCTAGGCAAACTTCAAGCTTCTGTGAAGTCTCAACGATAGAGCGTAGAGAAAGAAAGAAATGGACGGTCACTGATGATCTTGTGTTCATTAGCGCATGGCTAAACACGAGCAAAGACCCTGTGGTGGGCAATGAGCAGAAAGCATGTGCATTATGGCAACGCATTGCAGTGTACTTTGCAGCAAGTCCGAAGGTGGAAAAAGGTGAAGCCCGAGAGGCCATTCAGTGCAAGCAAAGGTGGCAGAAGATGAATGATCTTGTGTGCAAGTTTTGTGGAGCTTATGCGGCTGCAACAAGACAGAAAACAAGTTGCCAGAACGAGGCTGATACTGTTAAACTTGCACACGGAATCTTCTACAATGATCACAAGATTAAATTTAATCTTCACCATGCTTGGGAGGAGCTCAGAAATGACCAGAAATGGGGTGAAATTGCTAATTCCAAGATTGATGGAAGCGGAAAGAAGAGAAAGTATGACGATGGAGCACAATCTGAAAGCTCTCAAGCAACTTCCAATCTCTGA